In Anser cygnoides isolate HZ-2024a breed goose chromosome 14, Taihu_goose_T2T_genome, whole genome shotgun sequence, one genomic interval encodes:
- the C1QTNF2 gene encoding complement C1q tumor necrosis factor-related protein 2, whose translation MISAVLLLWTVPCVANHILGGFAKAALQEGPQLACSLPGPPGPPGPPGAPGAPGTVGRMGFPGKDGKDGKDGDKGEHGDEGPQGRTGNPGKPGPKGKAGAIGKAGPRGPKGLKGNPGKNGAPGKKGPKGNKGETGMPGPCTCNANKAKSAFSVAVSKSYPRERLPIKFDRILMNEGGHYNASSGKFICSIPGIYYFTYDITLANKHLAIGLVHNGQYRIKTFDANTGNHDVASGSTILSLKREDEVWLQIFYSEQNGLFYDPYWTDSLFTGFLIYPDQDYLNEI comes from the exons ATGATCTctgctgtcctcctcctctggaCCGTGCCCTGCGTGGCAAACCACATCCTCGGGGGCTTTGCCAAGGCAGCGCTGCAGGAGGGTCCCCAGCTGGCGTGCAGCCTGCcaggcccccccgggccccccggtCCTCCCGGTGCTCCCGGTGCTCCAGGGACGGTCGGCAGGATGGGTTTCCCGGGGAAAGATGGCAAGGATGGCAAGGACGGGGACAAAGGCGAGCACGGTGATGAAG GTCCACAGGGCAGAACAGGAAACCCAGGCAAGCCAGGACCAAAGGGGAAAGCGGGAGCTATCGGCAAGGCAGGCCCACGAGGACCAAAGGGTTTAAAGGGCAATCCTGGAAAAAATGGAGCACCGGGAAAGAAAGGACCCAAAGGGAACAAGGGTGAGACTGGCATGCCAGGACCCTGCACCTGTAATGCCAACAAAGCCAAATCTGCCTTTTCTGTGGCTGTCTCCAAAAGCTACCCAAGGGAAAGGCTGCCCATCAAATTTGACAGGATCCTTATGAACGAAGGAGGACATTACAACGCTTCCAGTGGGAAATTTATATGCAGCATCCCAGGTATTTACTACTTCACTTATGATATCACCTTGGCCAACAAACATTTGGCCATTGGCTTGGTCCACAACGGGCAGTACCGGATCAAGACCTTCGACGCCAACACTGGGAACCACGACGTTGCCTCTGGATCAACCATCCTTTCTCTGAAGCGGGAGGATGAAGTATGGCTGCAGATCTTTTACTCTGAACAAAACGGGCTCTTTTATGACCCCTACTGGACAGACAGCTTATTCACTGGCTTCCTGATCTATCCTGATCAAGATTATCTCAATGAAATATAG